A portion of the Streptomyces coeruleoprunus genome contains these proteins:
- a CDS encoding DUF6623 family protein encodes MALHASWVHGNAVTVESPEVLARQGHFGWGGDMEILPGKSSWFHITVPTPVIVSDVRTKLIKVFVLFRTDPHRGRIRNVHVWDGSEKIQEFNDLSSEGEHRTGLDAQNTFSLNQPHTVIFGIGISFKCSAAIGFDTPIGSSRLIIATAGGISQRDELSPFSGLQPRDLRRLIATLHREGAERPRRGRPWFPPAGRPSAAGHRVLTDRPGTASSCRSPFGISKSQLLTASSTTSGRCWPKQRRRFRAAPCSSSTAGSCPHATKAQNEQSKN; translated from the coding sequence ATGGCACTCCACGCAAGTTGGGTCCACGGGAACGCCGTAACGGTAGAGTCACCAGAAGTCCTAGCACGGCAGGGCCACTTCGGATGGGGTGGCGACATGGAGATTCTGCCGGGAAAGTCGAGCTGGTTCCACATCACCGTACCGACGCCGGTGATCGTCTCGGACGTCCGGACGAAGCTGATCAAAGTCTTCGTGCTCTTCCGAACCGACCCGCATCGCGGCCGGATTCGTAACGTTCACGTGTGGGACGGATCTGAGAAAATCCAGGAATTTAACGATCTTTCCTCCGAAGGAGAGCACCGCACTGGACTGGACGCACAGAACACCTTCAGTCTCAATCAGCCCCACACCGTCATCTTCGGCATCGGTATCTCTTTCAAGTGCTCTGCAGCAATCGGTTTCGACACCCCAATCGGGTCGTCGCGTCTAATCATCGCGACCGCAGGGGGGATTTCACAACGTGACGAACTATCCCCGTTCAGCGGGCTGCAACCGCGCGACCTGCGCAGGCTGATCGCTACGTTGCACCGAGAAGGCGCTGAGCGGCCTCGTCGTGGGCGTCCCTGGTTCCCCCCGGCGGGAAGACCGAGTGCTGCTGGTCACCGCGTGCTGACGGACCGACCTGGCACAGCGTCATCTTGCCGTTCGCCGTTCGGTATCTCGAAGAGTCAGCTGCTGACCGCATCGTCGACCACGTCGGGCCGATGTTGGCCCAAGCAGCGGCGGCGCTTCCGCGCGGCACCGTGCTCATCGTCGACGGCAGGCTCGTGCCCACACGCGACCAAAGCACAGAACGAGCAGTCTAAGAACTAG
- a CDS encoding transposase family protein — MVIHPAALDLPHALVEWVAMLVVTREGDRRCRLRPSQRAMVALVYLREHTTLAKIAAGFGISESTAHAYTRAVVDLLAERAPGLLKTLREHDPDFILLDGTLTECDRVGDGRADYSHKHRRHGVNVQVVTDPYGRLLWLSPALPGRTHDLTAARTHRIIRICERQGVPILADLAYQGAGPWLTTGIKRKPLQELTPTEKTLNRALAVARAPVERGVASLKSWRIFHRSRCSPNRMTSIVKAILTLERQR; from the coding sequence TTGGTCATCCATCCTGCCGCGCTCGACCTGCCGCATGCGCTCGTGGAGTGGGTCGCCATGCTGGTTGTCACTCGTGAGGGCGACCGGCGCTGCAGGCTCCGTCCGTCTCAGCGGGCGATGGTGGCACTGGTGTACCTGCGAGAGCACACCACTCTGGCGAAGATCGCCGCCGGGTTCGGGATCAGCGAGTCCACCGCCCACGCCTACACCCGCGCAGTAGTCGACCTGCTCGCCGAACGAGCACCGGGTCTACTCAAGACGCTGCGCGAGCACGATCCCGACTTCATCCTGCTCGACGGCACCCTCACCGAGTGCGACCGGGTCGGCGACGGCCGGGCCGACTACTCCCACAAACACCGGCGCCACGGAGTGAACGTGCAGGTCGTCACCGACCCCTACGGCCGGCTGCTGTGGCTCTCGCCCGCCCTGCCGGGCCGCACACACGACCTGACCGCCGCCCGCACCCACCGGATCATCCGGATCTGCGAGCGCCAGGGCGTTCCCATCCTGGCCGATCTCGCCTACCAAGGCGCAGGACCGTGGCTGACGACCGGCATCAAACGCAAGCCACTCCAGGAACTCACTCCCACCGAGAAGACCCTCAACCGGGCGCTGGCCGTAGCACGAGCGCCCGTTGAACGCGGTGTCGCGAGCCTGAAGTCCTGGCGGATCTTCCACAGGTCCCGGTGCAGTCCCAACCGCATGACGTCAATCGTCAAGGCCATCCTCACGCTGGAGCGGCAGCGCTGA
- a CDS encoding DUF6368 family protein codes for MSGPAVGLWLFEPREYGDILADVVPWLESFCEPVETKVGSDLDFWVRDGSAVGLPALDPTGVGVFFLSEDEEIPAEDEDYSAFSRPPVQGLVLGAGCSGPANHQMLGHLALALAERLDALIDFDGLLSHPNPRDDTGDEASLDRARALVASLPGRVVEVSYDTGGGGRWFRHVGDVKFLAAWLQHPGFHLVK; via the coding sequence ATGTCGGGACCGGCAGTCGGGCTGTGGCTCTTCGAACCGCGCGAGTACGGGGACATCCTGGCCGATGTAGTCCCGTGGCTGGAAAGCTTCTGCGAGCCGGTCGAGACCAAGGTCGGCAGCGACCTGGACTTCTGGGTGCGAGACGGTTCGGCCGTGGGCCTACCTGCATTGGACCCCACCGGCGTTGGCGTCTTCTTCCTGTCGGAGGACGAGGAGATACCGGCAGAGGATGAGGACTACTCGGCCTTCTCTCGGCCACCGGTACAGGGACTGGTGCTCGGTGCCGGCTGCTCGGGCCCGGCGAACCACCAGATGCTCGGTCACCTGGCACTCGCGCTCGCCGAACGCCTCGACGCGTTGATCGACTTCGACGGCCTTCTGAGCCATCCCAACCCACGCGATGACACGGGCGATGAGGCGTCTCTGGACCGGGCGAGAGCACTGGTTGCCTCCCTCCCGGGAAGAGTCGTGGAGGTCTCGTACGACACCGGGGGCGGTGGGCGGTGGTTTCGGCACGTCGGTGACGTGAAGTTCCTGGCGGCCTGGCTGCAGCATCCGGGCTTCCACCTGGTCAAGTAG
- a CDS encoding DUF397 domain-containing protein translates to MQAVENGVAAHLIEGVTWRKSRYSNGAGNCAEVAALPGGGMAIRNSRFPEGPALVYTPGEVAAFFAGVKEGEFDFVID, encoded by the coding sequence ATGCAGGCTGTTGAGAACGGGGTGGCGGCGCATCTGATCGAGGGTGTGACGTGGCGGAAGAGCAGGTACAGCAATGGCGCGGGCAACTGTGCTGAGGTTGCGGCTCTGCCTGGTGGGGGCATGGCGATCAGGAACTCCCGGTTTCCGGAGGGGCCGGCGCTGGTCTACACCCCTGGGGAGGTGGCGGCGTTCTTCGCGGGGGTAAAGGAAGGTGAGTTCGATTTCGTGATCGACTGA
- a CDS encoding RICIN domain-containing protein, with protein MSHTVRRMSRAAACCGFAAACILPSLGGAAEAVAPTAPVDQRFFLIKARHSNMCLDVAHASMAHAAPVVQAHCWSGHNQQWRLVPQGDGVRFKIQARHSNLCLDVAHASRQHGARVVQANCSGGSNQVWWFAPREGWRPLVEGPIGRVPHINHSAAIVSDHTGMVLDVLNRSQAHAAPVVVAGLGDGREPATNQLWRFERPKANL; from the coding sequence ATGTCCCACACCGTGCGAAGGATGTCTCGGGCTGCAGCCTGCTGTGGTTTCGCAGCTGCCTGCATCCTGCCCAGCCTTGGAGGCGCGGCCGAAGCGGTGGCGCCGACGGCTCCAGTCGACCAGCGTTTCTTCCTTATAAAGGCCAGGCACTCCAACATGTGCCTGGACGTCGCCCACGCCAGCATGGCACACGCCGCCCCGGTCGTGCAGGCTCATTGTTGGAGCGGTCACAACCAACAGTGGCGCCTCGTGCCGCAAGGAGACGGGGTGCGATTCAAAATCCAGGCCAGGCACTCCAACCTCTGCCTGGATGTCGCGCACGCCAGCCGACAGCACGGCGCCCGGGTGGTGCAAGCCAATTGCTCAGGCGGCAGTAATCAGGTGTGGTGGTTCGCACCCCGGGAGGGATGGAGGCCGCTGGTGGAAGGCCCCATTGGGCGTGTGCCCCATATCAACCATAGTGCCGCGATCGTGTCGGACCACACCGGTATGGTGCTGGATGTTCTCAACCGCAGCCAAGCCCACGCCGCTCCGGTGGTCGTGGCGGGTCTGGGAGACGGACGTGAACCCGCCACCAACCAGCTGTGGCGCTTCGAGAGGCCAAAGGCCAATCTATGA
- a CDS encoding SMI1/KNR4 family protein produces the protein MTSNLVQDSWTRIDAWLREHAPRTFATLRPPAGDEEITAAQQELGVTFPPDLVASLLRHNGALEGPEAFRFSTGDRLLGVSGILGDTGFMRGIDQGLGGETEGYWLHDYVKFGSYDVTSDGLLVDCRTGRDSFGAIGRFFDETGTSFGQADSLGEYLAELANTLERGHDAGVVTFNGRLFWEGLPPARPQYSADEPLPAPDEQLPELDLSYSPTDLLHVSHLDGHEELGALIAVLPYEQVVDAARKQLRRLAVETGLNNYPEVKTALDAWERGVAPPQPDQTGPLALRLRAVLAQADTGRDHTRRWAAEKIALGIWGSPYRSVCESAETRSHFTLDWRADLHADLGNPPLPPIPDDRFWGALRNPAIDSSWYAAQYSQDQD, from the coding sequence ATGACATCAAACCTGGTCCAGGACTCATGGACTCGCATCGACGCGTGGCTGCGCGAGCACGCGCCCCGCACGTTTGCCACGCTTCGGCCGCCCGCAGGAGACGAGGAGATCACAGCAGCGCAACAGGAACTGGGGGTCACCTTTCCTCCGGACCTGGTCGCTTCACTCCTCCGGCACAACGGGGCGCTGGAGGGACCTGAGGCTTTCCGCTTCAGCACGGGCGACCGGCTGCTCGGAGTGAGCGGAATCCTCGGGGACACCGGGTTCATGCGCGGCATCGACCAGGGCCTCGGCGGGGAGACCGAGGGCTACTGGCTTCACGATTACGTGAAGTTCGGTTCTTACGACGTGACGTCGGACGGTCTTCTGGTGGATTGCCGTACCGGGCGGGACTCCTTCGGTGCGATCGGACGGTTCTTCGACGAGACCGGCACCAGTTTCGGGCAGGCCGACTCGCTGGGTGAGTATCTGGCCGAACTGGCCAACACGCTTGAGCGCGGCCATGACGCCGGTGTCGTCACGTTCAACGGCCGGCTGTTCTGGGAGGGGCTTCCGCCTGCCAGGCCGCAGTACAGTGCCGACGAGCCCCTTCCCGCACCGGATGAGCAGCTGCCAGAGCTGGACCTGTCCTACAGTCCCACCGACCTCCTCCATGTGAGCCACCTGGACGGGCATGAGGAACTCGGTGCGCTGATCGCAGTCCTGCCGTATGAGCAGGTGGTCGACGCCGCGCGGAAGCAGCTGCGCAGACTGGCGGTGGAAACGGGCCTGAACAACTACCCCGAGGTCAAGACAGCCCTGGACGCGTGGGAGCGCGGTGTGGCCCCGCCACAGCCGGACCAGACCGGCCCGCTCGCCTTGCGACTCCGCGCGGTGCTCGCACAGGCCGACACCGGCCGAGACCACACTCGCAGGTGGGCCGCGGAGAAGATAGCCCTCGGGATCTGGGGGTCCCCGTACAGGTCCGTGTGCGAGAGCGCGGAGACCCGGAGTCACTTCACTCTCGACTGGCGTGCGGATCTGCATGCGGACCTGGGCAATCCGCCCCTGCCACCGATACCCGACGACCGATTCTGGGGGGCGCTGCGCAACCCCGCCATCGACTCCAGTTGGTACGCGGCCCAGTACAGCCAGGATCAGGACTGA
- a CDS encoding cupin domain-containing protein yields MKQLRIAERLGQEDFLAQTLHRDYRHVMGAFTQSELDALISFDVLSDIIARHRLEPPRLRLAAAGDMLPLHRYATPVTTRRSTVWQRTHPNELHQRLAEGASLVVDQIDHLHEPIGDLAAQLEAWLRATVQINAYASWTPTEGFGTHWDDHDVVIIQVQGAKRWRLYGPTRRVPLHRDVAAPEPPPTEPVAELVMRPGHVLYLPRGWWHSVTADQGTHSLHLTCGLTPHTGARLLNWLADELLASDTFRVDLPLHADDAHQAEFLALVGREVVAALTDPRLLHRYADAQDAQDLGRLRPSLPHLTAVPAEPGLLVRLTTGRARVADVTVEGEALVRLRGAGQEVDAAVAAAPLFHRLLESGWHRLDELAQAAGVSVADVAAVVTELVTAQIASVRAESP; encoded by the coding sequence ATGAAGCAGCTGCGCATCGCGGAGCGTCTGGGCCAGGAGGACTTCCTGGCCCAGACGCTGCACCGCGATTACCGACACGTGATGGGCGCCTTTACCCAGAGCGAACTCGACGCCCTGATCTCCTTCGACGTCCTGAGCGACATCATCGCCCGGCACCGTCTGGAACCGCCCCGCCTTCGTCTGGCGGCCGCCGGGGACATGCTGCCCCTGCACCGGTACGCCACCCCGGTCACCACCCGCCGGTCCACAGTGTGGCAGCGCACCCACCCCAACGAGTTGCACCAGCGCCTCGCCGAGGGGGCCTCCCTCGTGGTCGACCAGATCGACCACCTGCACGAGCCGATCGGCGACCTTGCCGCCCAGCTGGAAGCCTGGCTGCGCGCAACCGTGCAGATCAACGCGTACGCCTCGTGGACACCCACCGAAGGATTCGGCACCCACTGGGACGACCACGACGTCGTCATCATCCAGGTCCAGGGCGCCAAGCGCTGGCGCCTGTACGGGCCGACCCGCCGCGTGCCGCTGCACCGCGACGTCGCCGCGCCGGAGCCCCCGCCGACCGAGCCGGTCGCCGAACTCGTCATGCGGCCCGGCCACGTCCTGTACCTGCCGCGTGGCTGGTGGCACTCGGTCACGGCCGACCAGGGCACGCACTCGCTGCACCTGACGTGCGGGCTCACCCCACACACCGGCGCACGGCTGCTGAACTGGCTGGCCGACGAACTCCTCGCGAGCGATACCTTCCGCGTGGACCTGCCACTCCACGCGGACGATGCTCACCAGGCGGAGTTCCTCGCGCTGGTCGGCAGGGAAGTCGTGGCCGCCCTGACGGACCCGCGCCTACTCCACCGGTACGCAGACGCCCAGGACGCGCAGGACCTGGGCCGCCTGCGGCCGTCCCTGCCCCACCTGACCGCCGTCCCGGCCGAGCCTGGTCTGCTCGTACGGCTGACGACCGGGCGGGCCCGCGTCGCGGATGTGACGGTCGAGGGCGAGGCTCTGGTGCGATTGCGGGGCGCCGGCCAGGAGGTCGACGCCGCGGTGGCGGCCGCGCCGCTGTTCCACCGGCTCCTGGAAAGCGGATGGCATCGCCTGGACGAGCTGGCCCAGGCGGCGGGCGTGAGCGTCGCCGACGTGGCCGCTGTCGTCACTGAGCTGGTTACGGCCCAGATAGCGAGCGTCCGCGCGGAAAGCCCGTGA
- a CDS encoding Twin-arginine translocation pathway signal: MATVTRARRAEILRASQSIRMRCQREHSTVERIVTEIRKALPEVTALEGWRLALGWSRAETISQIAALYVDTGLRPRGLTDAMLCRWEHDPTEWPDDEYTVMLCRAYGARPEQLGLDRRRTASDAIAFRYGQAHSAATHGRGGPCEQEPMRMTTDAGLPAVRESVHLALLASPEGGPLVVDLAEAAVEHYALNYSKHPPHILFEQVRDVRHLLTPSLESHGASDGIRRHVGWLSALLGNLAFHLDDMTGARAHLGTAAAYGARTGDRRLEAWAWGAQSMVARTSGRITDAIEHAQRGAAAAPSGLARAQLHAWALLPALAAGGRSDDAEHALTTAMHELDTASQAQAPGRFGFDAAELALHQAEAYLALGRTSDARALAEESTSGCISGTPGWAAASLVLAQAEAPNAPHDAAQRAHDVLDRIPAARLRSTARSRLSRLTRVLVDRGGTGASDLAERMRVLPPPIDIHGQALTG; encoded by the coding sequence ATGGCCACCGTCACTCGCGCTCGCCGGGCCGAAATCCTGCGCGCGTCGCAGAGCATCCGGATGCGCTGCCAGCGAGAACACAGCACCGTCGAGCGGATCGTCACCGAGATCCGCAAGGCGCTGCCCGAGGTCACCGCACTGGAAGGCTGGCGCCTGGCCTTGGGCTGGTCACGAGCTGAGACGATCAGCCAGATCGCCGCGCTCTACGTGGACACCGGACTGCGGCCCCGCGGGCTGACAGACGCCATGCTGTGCCGCTGGGAGCACGACCCGACCGAATGGCCCGACGACGAGTACACCGTGATGCTGTGCCGTGCCTACGGCGCCCGCCCTGAGCAACTAGGACTCGACCGCCGCCGTACGGCATCCGATGCGATCGCATTCCGGTACGGTCAGGCCCACAGCGCCGCGACCCACGGCCGCGGCGGCCCGTGCGAACAGGAGCCGATGCGGATGACCACCGATGCCGGACTTCCCGCAGTGCGCGAGAGCGTGCACCTCGCGCTCCTGGCCAGCCCGGAGGGCGGACCGCTCGTCGTCGACCTGGCCGAGGCCGCCGTCGAGCACTACGCCCTCAACTACAGCAAACACCCGCCGCACATCCTGTTCGAGCAAGTCCGTGACGTCCGCCACCTCCTGACACCGTCCCTGGAAAGCCACGGCGCTTCAGACGGCATCCGGCGGCACGTCGGCTGGCTGTCCGCCCTGCTCGGCAATCTCGCCTTCCACCTCGACGACATGACCGGCGCCCGTGCCCACCTTGGCACCGCCGCGGCGTACGGCGCGCGGACGGGCGACCGACGCCTCGAAGCGTGGGCATGGGGGGCACAGAGCATGGTGGCCAGAACCTCCGGCCGCATTACTGACGCCATCGAGCACGCTCAACGGGGAGCCGCCGCAGCGCCGTCCGGTCTCGCGCGTGCCCAACTCCACGCATGGGCCCTTCTGCCCGCCCTCGCTGCCGGCGGCCGCAGCGACGATGCCGAGCACGCCCTGACAACGGCCATGCACGAACTCGACACGGCCAGCCAGGCTCAGGCACCAGGCCGGTTCGGTTTCGACGCCGCAGAACTCGCGCTTCACCAAGCGGAGGCTTATCTTGCCCTTGGCCGGACCTCCGACGCACGTGCCCTCGCAGAGGAATCGACGAGCGGCTGTATCAGCGGCACACCTGGATGGGCGGCGGCATCCCTGGTACTCGCCCAGGCTGAGGCGCCCAATGCACCGCACGACGCCGCCCAGCGGGCGCACGACGTACTCGACCGCATACCCGCCGCCAGGCTCCGCTCCACAGCGCGCTCCCGGCTCTCACGGCTGACCCGCGTACTGGTCGACCGGGGTGGCACTGGCGCCAGTGATCTCGCGGAACGAATGCGGGTACTACCGCCGCCAATTGACATTCACGGGCAGGCGCTCACCGGTTAA
- the istA gene encoding IS21 family transposase, whose product MELRRFRGLLESGAISLSEVARETGLDRKTVRKYLSAPGPATPPRRSPNGRSRVRVIDEFAPLVDSMLRAEILMKAAVIHERLVAEYGFTGNYQRVKLYVQEARPRVAEELGITPKELAGMHRRFEVIPGAQAQVDWGDEGKILAHVGIAKVYSFHMTLSYSRDPFCCFTTSQDLQTFFECHRRAFAHFGGVPMTIVYDRTKTVVRRHVAPGEAVPLHPEAVGFAGHYDFDIDVLAAYRPTGKGRVERQVLIVHDHVLSGRSFSSVEEMDAAFIAWVPQRRAQIHKTHREVIAERAARDHAALKLLPPTPYLVAERHLRPVGKDCLVAFGGNLYSVPARKVRPRQLVEIRATKTQVMLHSTVADANGETLLAAHLRAVGRGVRVVQETHWDGLPTGKGRRTTTGDVLPRPRRERPLGEEAGPLQALLNRAAATRIEVGRRPLSVYDELTGTRPFTTRPSTRETS is encoded by the coding sequence TTGGAGCTGCGGCGTTTCCGCGGTCTGTTGGAGTCCGGGGCGATCAGCCTGTCGGAGGTCGCCCGGGAGACGGGGCTGGACCGCAAGACGGTCCGTAAGTATCTGTCGGCACCGGGGCCGGCGACCCCGCCGCGCCGGTCGCCGAACGGGCGGTCGCGGGTGAGGGTGATCGATGAGTTCGCGCCGCTCGTCGACTCGATGTTGCGGGCGGAGATCCTGATGAAGGCCGCGGTGATCCACGAGCGGCTGGTGGCGGAGTACGGATTCACCGGCAACTACCAGCGCGTGAAGCTCTACGTTCAGGAAGCCCGGCCGCGAGTTGCCGAGGAACTGGGCATCACGCCGAAGGAGCTGGCGGGCATGCACCGCCGCTTCGAGGTGATCCCGGGCGCCCAGGCCCAGGTGGACTGGGGTGATGAGGGCAAGATCCTCGCCCACGTGGGCATCGCGAAGGTCTACTCCTTCCACATGACGCTGTCGTACTCGCGCGACCCGTTCTGCTGCTTCACCACCAGCCAGGACCTGCAGACGTTCTTCGAATGCCACCGCCGGGCGTTCGCCCACTTCGGCGGGGTGCCGATGACCATCGTCTACGACCGCACCAAGACCGTCGTCCGCCGGCACGTCGCCCCGGGCGAGGCGGTCCCGCTGCATCCGGAGGCGGTCGGCTTCGCCGGCCACTACGACTTCGACATCGACGTCCTGGCTGCCTACCGCCCCACCGGCAAAGGCCGCGTCGAGCGGCAGGTCCTCATCGTCCACGACCACGTCCTTTCCGGCCGGTCCTTCTCCTCCGTCGAGGAGATGGACGCCGCGTTCATCGCCTGGGTGCCGCAGCGGCGGGCTCAGATCCACAAGACGCACCGGGAGGTCATCGCAGAGCGGGCCGCCCGGGACCACGCGGCCCTCAAGCTGCTGCCGCCGACCCCGTATCTGGTGGCCGAGCGGCACCTGCGACCGGTCGGCAAGGACTGCCTGGTCGCCTTCGGCGGCAACCTCTACTCGGTGCCCGCCCGCAAGGTCCGCCCGCGTCAGCTGGTGGAGATCCGGGCCACGAAAACGCAGGTCATGCTGCACTCGACCGTCGCAGACGCCAACGGCGAGACACTGCTGGCCGCCCATCTGCGGGCGGTCGGCCGTGGGGTCCGCGTCGTCCAAGAGACCCACTGGGACGGTCTGCCCACCGGCAAGGGACGCCGCACCACCACCGGCGATGTCCTGCCCCGGCCCCGTCGTGAGCGTCCTCTGGGCGAGGAGGCCGGACCTCTTCAGGCCCTGCTGAACCGGGCCGCGGCCACCCGCATCGAGGTCGGCCGCCGACCGCTGTCGGTCTATGACGAGCTGACCGGCACCCGCCCCTTCACCACCCGTCCGAGCACGAGGGAAACGTCTTGA
- a CDS encoding ATP-binding protein — protein MTSQDGDTAEHPAHAQRTTGHPYGTEWLVRGHRTSDWVRGLELGISPAGFAAHALDPHPQSVGQARRFLQRCLNQWKLPALTQNATLVVSELSTNAIRHTAKAPHSPVWLAVFLYTDELICAVSDPSPNPPHKEPLEPYADAGRGLHVVTALTSSWGWNPAPPPGKIVWASLPIRHH, from the coding sequence ATGACGTCACAAGACGGCGACACCGCGGAACACCCCGCACACGCACAGCGAACCACGGGCCATCCGTACGGGACGGAATGGCTGGTTCGAGGCCATCGAACGAGTGACTGGGTACGCGGACTCGAACTCGGGATCAGCCCGGCCGGATTCGCCGCCCACGCGCTTGACCCACATCCCCAGAGTGTGGGACAAGCGCGGCGCTTCCTCCAACGATGCCTCAACCAGTGGAAGCTTCCCGCGCTCACCCAAAACGCCACACTCGTCGTCAGTGAACTCAGCACCAACGCCATCCGCCACACCGCCAAGGCACCGCACAGCCCAGTCTGGCTCGCCGTCTTCCTGTACACCGACGAACTCATCTGCGCGGTCTCCGACCCCAGCCCGAACCCCCCGCACAAAGAACCACTCGAGCCCTACGCCGACGCTGGACGCGGACTCCATGTCGTGACGGCCCTCACCTCCTCATGGGGATGGAACCCTGCTCCACCCCCGGGAAAGATCGTCTGGGCCTCCCTCCCCATCCGACACCACTGA
- a CDS encoding helix-turn-helix transcriptional regulator, producing the protein MKAAEPSPSSPPIQAEVWGVSRPPLVGPLGRAEEHPTAVKLITGTKLRQLREQLALSPAQVQRKLGMDRSKTSRIEKGRLAVKREQALALLDLYGVTDPDHVAEFLSLVELCHRPEWWKAWSDAAADFVQPLLALEGAAEVVRTYENFYVPGLLQVPEYTCAVIRSEHPGLLPNKVMSRAELRDARKKHLDEPGGVTLWAIIDESVLHHDFGSPEVLRAQIAYLIRRAQHPSITLQIAPTSATRRVSLSHNVTLLHFAQKDLASVVYIEHLTTSHFSDKPDDAETYQAQLDKLAMYALTPEETVEVLERRLAELAG; encoded by the coding sequence ATGAAAGCGGCTGAACCGTCGCCGTCTTCTCCCCCCATACAAGCCGAAGTGTGGGGGGTTTCGCGTCCGCCGCTCGTGGGACCTCTGGGCCGGGCTGAGGAACATCCCACAGCGGTCAAGCTGATCACGGGCACGAAGCTGCGCCAGCTGCGTGAGCAGCTGGCGCTGTCTCCCGCCCAGGTCCAGCGGAAGCTGGGCATGGACCGGAGCAAGACGAGTCGCATCGAGAAGGGTCGTCTGGCAGTCAAGCGGGAGCAGGCGCTGGCATTGCTGGACCTGTACGGGGTCACCGATCCGGATCACGTGGCGGAGTTCTTGAGCCTCGTGGAGCTGTGCCACCGACCTGAGTGGTGGAAGGCCTGGAGTGATGCGGCGGCGGACTTCGTCCAGCCTCTGCTGGCCCTGGAGGGGGCTGCGGAGGTGGTGCGCACCTACGAGAACTTCTACGTGCCGGGGCTGCTGCAGGTCCCGGAGTACACGTGCGCGGTTATCAGGTCGGAGCACCCGGGGCTGCTGCCGAACAAGGTGATGTCGCGCGCTGAGTTGCGGGACGCACGCAAGAAGCATCTCGATGAGCCGGGCGGGGTGACGTTGTGGGCCATCATCGACGAATCGGTCCTCCACCACGACTTCGGTAGCCCGGAGGTCCTGCGCGCGCAGATCGCCTACCTCATCCGGCGCGCGCAGCACCCGAGCATCACTCTGCAGATCGCACCCACGAGCGCCACCCGTCGGGTCTCGCTGAGCCACAATGTCACGCTTCTGCATTTTGCCCAGAAGGACTTGGCCAGTGTGGTGTACATCGAGCACCTGACCACTTCGCACTTCAGCGACAAGCCTGATGATGCTGAGACGTACCAGGCACAGCTCGACAAGCTGGCGATGTACGCATTGACGCCTGAGGAGACGGTCGAGGTGCTGGAGCGCCGGCTTGCGGAGCTGGCCGGCTAA
- a CDS encoding aldo/keto reductase → MLGLGTHRIPAEQLAAAARRAASCPSGWIDTAPNYCGGRAHRLLAPALADHPQLRVATKAGFLTPAAARAAHAADVIETPEVRHSIDAGFVRWQTERSRTELGRYQVDAVFLHNPEDGHRGDHDTLANRLRAAFTVLEEEVREGHLAAYGVATWSGFTDGAFTVPLLDRLATEAADGPEHHLRYLQVPVNLVVDAHLDQALNGRGPIAQASQRGWEVHASAPLHGGELLTLATPEVAALIQAGAGIAAACLAAAASCPGVSRVLLATANPAHWNDALAVTGAPAIPPQTLRTVLDVLATPD, encoded by the coding sequence ATGCTGGGGCTGGGCACGCACCGCATCCCTGCCGAGCAGCTGGCCGCCGCCGCCCGGCGCGCGGCCAGCTGCCCGTCCGGCTGGATCGACACCGCCCCCAACTACTGCGGAGGCCGGGCCCACCGGCTCCTGGCCCCCGCCCTCGCCGACCACCCTCAGCTGCGCGTTGCGACGAAGGCCGGGTTCCTCACCCCCGCTGCCGCAAGAGCCGCCCACGCCGCCGACGTCATCGAGACCCCAGAGGTCCGGCACAGCATCGACGCCGGCTTCGTGCGCTGGCAGACAGAGCGCAGCCGCACGGAATTGGGCCGTTACCAGGTCGATGCCGTCTTCCTGCACAACCCCGAAGACGGCCACCGGGGCGACCACGACACGCTCGCCAACAGGCTCCGCGCGGCGTTCACCGTCCTTGAAGAAGAGGTGCGCGAGGGGCATCTGGCCGCGTACGGCGTGGCCACATGGAGCGGGTTCACCGACGGTGCGTTCACCGTGCCTCTGCTTGACCGCCTGGCCACCGAGGCGGCCGACGGCCCGGAGCACCACCTGCGCTACCTCCAGGTGCCCGTCAACCTCGTCGTGGACGCGCACCTCGATCAGGCGTTGAACGGCCGGGGGCCGATCGCGCAGGCCTCCCAACGTGGCTGGGAGGTCCACGCGTCCGCCCCGTTGCACGGCGGGGAACTCCTCACCTTGGCCACGCCCGAGGTCGCGGCGCTCATCCAGGCCGGGGCGGGGATCGCCGCCGCCTGTCTTGCAGCCGCGGCGTCCTGCCCGGGTGTCTCAAGAGTGCTCCTGGCCACCGCGAACCCGGCACACTGGAACGACGCCCTCGCCGTGACCGGCGCGCCCGCCATCCCGCCCCAGACGTTACGGACGGTCCTCGATGTACTCGCCACCCCCGACTGA